One part of the Aspergillus luchuensis IFO 4308 DNA, chromosome 5, nearly complete sequence genome encodes these proteins:
- a CDS encoding uncharacterized protein (COG:S;~EggNog:ENOG410PJ7Q;~InterPro:IPR027417), which translates to MSPYLGRIIPRGRLPYHRAPLQISRLRKPCLRTTTAIFSSRPEILARTDVPVQLRSFSTSIPLRASPAPEPTIEEAVLPVCCPGCGAYAQTVEPSEPGYYGKTRKQTRKLLSETKQVVEGEGNGEEGSGLKAEGEKAADRIQKYLELTDVGGSVPRPKFGASLVKAADTAGKYLEKSKAPVQICDRCHDLLHHNKAVPAISPTMESLRAYLDESPHKHNRIYHVVDAADFPMSVVKEIYDTLGIMDPRSKNRRSATYKYKSGKKLPTISFVINRSDLLAATKEQVDSKMEYVRSVLRDTLGLSHEEFRLGNVHMISAQRGWWTKKVKEEIREHGGGIWVIGKANVGKSSFIEACFPKDSRNLEKIAELIELREEESIIATHYDTSAIDSEGLLPPAPREDLYPILPVVSSLPGTTVSPIRIPFGRGRGEMIDLPGLERGELADHVRDEFKRDLIMTKRKKPERLSIKPGQSLLLGGGLVRITPTNPEDVVMAACFVPLESHLTRTEKAIEMQTEQRPYPKTNIAREGTGQVISSAGVFDLKWDVTHSHLPRSIAKAVEDGHMKMPSLPYKVMSTDVLIEGCGWVELTVQVRAKSAKESNAEDETSKSFPQVEVFTPHGRHVGSRPPIECWKFIEAKKVADNRAKGPRGRQNIGLEKRARHS; encoded by the exons ATGTCGCCATACCTCGGGCGCATAATCCCACGAGGGCGCCTACCGTACCACCGAGCCCCTTTACAAATATCCCGCCTCCGCAAGCCGTGCCTGCGAACGACAACCGCGATTTTCTCTTCCCGTCCGGAAATACTAGCTCGCACCGATGTCCCAGTCCAGCTACGCAGCTTTTCCACGAGTATCCCTCTCCGCGCAAGCCCGGCTCCTGAACCAACAATTGAAGAAGCCGTCCTCCCCGTATGTTGTCCCGGATGCGGTGCGTATGCGCAGACTGTCGAGCCGAGTGAGCCTGGGTATTATGGGAAGACCAGGAAACAGACGCGGAAGCTGTTGTCTGAGACGAagcaggttgttgagggtgagggaaatggggaagaagggtcCGGATTGAAGGctgagggggagaaggcggcGGATCGGATTCAGAAGTATCTGGAGCTTACGGATGTTGGGGGGAGTGTGCCGAGGCCGAAGT TTGGTGCTTCTTTGGTGAAAGCGGCAGATACTGCTGGCAAGTATTTGGAGAAGTCGAAAGCCCCGGTACAAATCTGCGATCGATGCCATGATCTGCTGCATCATAACAAGGCCGTTCCTGCTATTTCGCCGACTATGGAATCCCTTCGCGCGTATCTGGATGAGTCGCCTCATAAACATAATCGGATTTatcatgttgttgatgcgGCGGATTTCCCTATGTCTGTTGTGAAGGAGATCTACGATACGCTGGGGATTATGGATCCGCGGTCGAAGAATCGGCGCTCTGCGACTTATAAGTATAAGAGCGGGAAGAAGCTGCCGACTATTAGTTTCGTTATTAATCGGTCGGATCTGTTGGCCGCTACGAAGGAGCAGGTTGATTCGAAGATGGAATATGTACGGTCTGTGCTTCGTGATACGCTTGGACTCTCGCATGAGGAATTCCGCTTGGGCAATGTGCATATGATAAGTGCTCAGCGGGGATGGTGGACGAAGAAAGTTAAGGAGGAGATTAGGGAGCATGGGGGTGGGATTTGGGTGATTGGGAAGGCTAACGTTGGTAAAAGCAGTTTTATTGAGGCATGCTTTCCCAAGGATTCGAGGAATCTCGAGAAGATTGCGGAATTGATTGAGCTTCGTGAGGAGGAGTCCATAATCGCTACCCACTATGACACTTCTGCTATTGATTCAGAGGGACTTCTACCCCCTGCGCCTCGAGAGGATCTCTATCCTATTCTCCCTGTGGTCTCTTCTCTACCCGGCACGACGGTATCACCTATTCGTATCCCGTTTGGCCGTGGAAGGGGCGAGATGATTGATCTGCCGGGGCTCGAGCGTGGCGAGCTGGCCGACCATGTCCGTGATGAATTTAAACGCGATTTGATCATGACcaagaggaagaagcctgAACGCCTTTCGATCAAGCCTGGCCAATCACTACTTCTCGGAGGAGGTCTCGTCAGAATTACGCCGACGAACCCTGAGGATGTCGTGATGGCAGCTTGCTTCGTCCCGCTTGAATCGCATCTCACCAGAACCGAAAAGGCTATTGAAATGCAAACGGAGCAGCGCCCTTATCCCAAGACCAACATAGCCAGAGAAGGTACCGGTCAGGTCATCTCGTCTGCAGGCGTTTTCGACCTGAAATGGGACGTGACTCATTCGCACCTCCCCAGGTCTATCGCCAAGGCGGTTGAAGATGGGCATATGAAGATGCCGTCTCTACCATACAAAGTAATGTCGACCGATGTTTTGATCGAAGGATGCGGCTGGGTTGAACTTACAGTTCAAGTTCGAGCCAAGTCCGCGAAGGAGTCCAATGCTGAGGATGAGACGTCAAAGTCTTTCCCTCAAGTGGAAGTTTTCACTCCGCACGGCCGCCATGTTGGGTCTCGTCCTCCCATTGAATGCTGGAAGTTCATAGAAGCGAAGAAGGTCGCCGACAACCGCGCGAAGGGACCTCGGGGACGGCAGAACATTGGGCTGGAGAAGCGAGCCCGGCACAGCTGA
- a CDS encoding pyridoxal phosphate-dependent aminotransferase (COG:T;~EggNog:ENOG410PHFK;~InterPro:IPR004839,IPR015424,IPR015421,IPR015422;~PFAM:PF00155;~go_function: GO:0003824 - catalytic activity [Evidence IEA];~go_function: GO:0030170 - pyridoxal phosphate binding [Evidence IEA];~go_process: GO:0009058 - biosynthetic process [Evidence IEA]), with amino-acid sequence MHLNNLLDPIVPIESEEVIVASGATAIGSMLGFTLAEPGDGILISRPAYGRFELDYGVEAGVQMVYADTTVEEAFAPSVVEKYELALRDARARGVQIRALMLVNPHNPTGLCYSVQTLTEILKFCNKHQLHLISDEIYASCVFDSGDPYAVPFTSILSLSTPKLINPDLVHLLYGFSKDFASGGLHLGFLITKNKPLRHSCNAILRLHSASTAAVTIGTTILEDQDFVHNFTAKSQRSLASAYRIATSTLAQEGINYIKGGNAGFFIYIDLSPYLPKDSSSNSTSPPEFALAQKFVDAGVFLHPCEEHGNIPGWFRLVFAQEEDVLREGLRRMIGVLNSLA; translated from the exons ATGCATCTAAATAATCTACTCGATCCCATTGTTCCAATTGAATCGGAAGAAGTCATTGTTGCCAGCGGCGCAACTGCAATAGGGAGCATGCTTGGATTCACCCTAGCTGAGCCAGGCGACGGCATCTTAATCAGCAGGCCAGCTTATGGACGATTCGAGCTTGATTACGGTGTCGAAGCGGGTGTGCAGATGGTATATGCAGACACCACTGTGGAGGAGGCATTTGCTCCTTCTGTTGTCGAGAAGTATGAATTGGCCCTGAGAGATGCTCGGGCGAGAGGTGTGCAGATCCGGGCATTGATGCTAGTGAATCCGCATAATCCTACCG GCCTTTGCTATTCTGTTCAAACCCTGACGGAGATTCTCAAGTTTTGCAATAAGCACCAGCTTCATCTGATCAGCGACGAAATTTATGCTTCATGCGTTTTCGATTCCGGAGACCCATATGCCGTTCCATTCACCTCTATATTATCCCTCAGTACCCCGAAGCTGATCAACCCTGACCTGGTGCACTTGTTGTACGGATTCAGCAAG GACTTCGCGTCCGGCGGCCTCCACCTAGGCTTCCTTATCACAAAGAACAAACCCCTACGCCATTCCTGCAATGCAATCCT ACGCCTCCACAGCGCCTCCACAGCAGCCGTAACAATCGgaaccaccatcctcgaagATCAAGACTTCGTCCACAACTTCACTGCCAAAAGCCAACGAAGTCTTGCTTCAGCGTACCGAATTGCAACATCAACTCTTGCCCAGGAGGGCATTAACTACATCAAGGGAGG AAACGCCGgcttctttatatatatcgaCCTATCACCCTATCTTCCAAAAGATAGCAGTAGTAATAGCACGTCTCCGCCTGAATTCGCCCTCGCTCAGAAATTCGTTGACGCAGGAGTATTCCTGCATCCATGTGAAGAGCATGGAAATATACCAGGGTGGTTTAGGCTTGTCTTTgcgcaggaggaggacgtgttgagggaggggttgagAAG GATGATCGGGGTACTAAACAGTTTGGCATGA